A window of Roseateles sp. XES5 genomic DNA:
CGACGGCGCGAGCTTCGCCTTCAACGCCGACAAGTCGCTTGCTTTCCAGATGAGCCAGTTCGAGGAGACGATCGCGCTCGTCACCTGGAAGAAGCATGGCGAGAGCTGGGTCTGCGACGGCGGGCCGATGTCGCGCATTCCGGAAAAGGAAGAGGCGGACTATCGCGCCTGCCTGCTCGGCTTCCGCGACTACGTCAACAAGAACAGCTTCAAGAACGTGGTGCTCGGGCTTTCCGGCGGCATCGACTCGGCGATCTGCGCCGCCATCGCGGTCGATGCGCTGGGCGAGGAGCGGGTGCGCTGCATCATGCTGCCCTACCGCTATACCTCGAAGGATTCCCTGAAGGACGCGGCCGACTGCGCCAGGCTGCTGGGCTGCCGCTATGACATCGTGTCGATCGAGGCGCCGGTGACGGGCTTCCTCTCCTCGCTTTCCGAACTCTTCGAGGGCACGGAAGAGGGCATCACGGAAGAGAACCTGCAGAGCCGCGCGCGCGGCACGATCCTGATGGCCGTCTCCAACAAGTTCGGCTCGATGGTGGTGACGACGGGCAACAAGTCGGAAATGTCCGTCGGCTACGCCACGCTCTACGGCGACATGAACGGCGGCTTCAATCCGATCAAGGACCTCTACAAGATGCAGGTCTATGCGATCTCGCGCTGGCGCAACGACCACGTTCCGCCGGGTGCGCTCGGCCCGTCCGGCCTGGTGATCCCGCAGAACATCATCGACAAGGCGCCGTCGGCGGAACTGCGTCCCAACCAGACCGACCAGGATTCGCTGCCGCCCTATCCCGTGCTCGACGACATCCTCGAATGCCTGGTGGAACAGGAAATGAGCACGGAGGAGATCGTCGCGCGTGGCCACGACGCGGCGACCGTGCACCGGATCGAGCACCTGCTCTATATCGCCGAATACAAGCGCCGCCAGTCGGCCCCCGGCGTGAAGATCACCAAGAAGAACTTCGGCCGCGACCGCCGCTACCCCATCACCAACCGGTATCGGGACCGGGGGTGAGGGCGTGGAGGAGCGCGACGAGCCGGTCTTCACGGAAGAGGAAATCCGGCTGATCCGGCTGTGGTCGCTCAGCGACGTTTCGGCCGGGCGGCAGGTTTTTGCGCAGGTCGCCTATTTCGCGACGCCGGCCGTCTTCGGCGTCTACGGCCTTGCGACCGGCAGCCAGACGGTTCTGGGTGTCGCCTTCATCGCCGTCCTGCTGCTGCTGGCATGGGGTTTCGTGTCGACCTGGCGTGAACAGAAGGCCTCGCTCCTGATGCAGTCGATCTTCCGCAAGCTTTCCGCCGGGTTGCCGGCCGGCGACGGAAAGCCGTGACCATGCGCAGTTCCGTCGAGATCCACGACATCGTCACCGGTGAGACGCGGGTCGTCTGGCA
This region includes:
- a CDS encoding NAD+ synthase, yielding MTSETVKTTLRIAVAQLNPTVGDVTGNLAKARAAREDAKRQGADLLLLTELFISGYPPEDLVLKPAFLKACRRAVDDLAADTTDGGPGVIVGFPRQDETGRYNAVAVLDGGKVIAVRDKVDLPNYGEFDEKRVFDQGAMPGPVNFRGIRLGIPICEDIWGELGVCETLAESGAEILLSPNGSPYYRGKVDIRHQVVLKQVIETGLPLLYANQLGGQDELVFDGASFAFNADKSLAFQMSQFEETIALVTWKKHGESWVCDGGPMSRIPEKEEADYRACLLGFRDYVNKNSFKNVVLGLSGGIDSAICAAIAVDALGEERVRCIMLPYRYTSKDSLKDAADCARLLGCRYDIVSIEAPVTGFLSSLSELFEGTEEGITEENLQSRARGTILMAVSNKFGSMVVTTGNKSEMSVGYATLYGDMNGGFNPIKDLYKMQVYAISRWRNDHVPPGALGPSGLVIPQNIIDKAPSAELRPNQTDQDSLPPYPVLDDILECLVEQEMSTEEIVARGHDAATVHRIEHLLYIAEYKRRQSAPGVKITKKNFGRDRRYPITNRYRDRG